A DNA window from Acetobacter aceti NBRC 14818 contains the following coding sequences:
- a CDS encoding FUSC family protein encodes MSASASVINGVRSVPGDFLREWRQEWSRLSPTVLYATRVFFAIGLALWLAGFLMLENPISAVTTVLIVANPTPGALISKSIWRIAGTLAGTTLGIALMASFPQQPVLFFGGLSLLVGMACCVATLLRFYRAYAAVLTGYTIIIISTSAFVDPDRIFESAMSRLSVVVIGIVSTAFVFQITTLKSQNTATDRIEQFLRDVLGQFVRLSRAELQSDEPRPDDVGQVGAFREMEASAYSERARLLAQAGAVIEAIDYASSVDYQVNRRAAALHEGVGRLMGLLSAHHAAQRAIPPDDVGLVRAARRISGRLIGELADMPMETLLHGDAALIRDRIRRAIGQLEALAREAPDLAGLAAVDTERDIVVQLGQAVDNLSDVAWHEKGVRLLPLIEWPAALRNFARGALVTLMGCLTWYILRWSAGPSALVYLICASCLLSTAPSATKASWLLASGTAMAIPACYIFRTFLLPQTDGFPLLWVSLFLCLLPGIWIQFHPRYAVRGFGYAVFFNVFTQVDNPVPYHDIPMLNAWFATLLGCVGLVLVFRVVLPADQRLDVARLISALCRSVQRFAALPLRYRVSWPSWEYRQMQRVLRMTQRLSFVEGSARVFQVTDAALAAVALGRTVMRLRWLLREEGSVTQEQERIVENALGALKGLRRDPLATAEALRSAAMQLLPGLPVTGESPVSAENREKQSSGGGLGTLRRMAACLVQAAQLIDAAPGFFHKGGPMQQAADHPFAHADLRHLIMPRVKRPASRTA; translated from the coding sequence GTGAGCGCTTCCGCTTCTGTTATCAATGGCGTGAGAAGCGTTCCCGGTGATTTCCTGCGCGAATGGCGGCAGGAATGGAGCCGTCTGAGCCCGACTGTCCTGTATGCCACGCGGGTGTTCTTCGCGATCGGACTGGCCCTGTGGCTGGCGGGTTTCCTGATGCTGGAAAACCCGATTTCCGCCGTGACCACTGTGCTGATCGTGGCCAATCCGACGCCGGGCGCGCTGATTTCCAAAAGTATCTGGCGTATCGCCGGAACACTGGCCGGGACGACGCTTGGCATCGCATTGATGGCCTCTTTTCCGCAACAGCCGGTGCTTTTCTTTGGTGGCCTGTCCCTGCTGGTCGGCATGGCGTGCTGCGTGGCTACTCTTCTACGTTTCTATAGAGCCTACGCCGCCGTTCTCACCGGCTATACAATCATCATCATCTCGACGAGCGCGTTCGTCGATCCGGACCGTATCTTTGAAAGCGCGATGTCGCGACTGTCGGTTGTGGTCATCGGTATCGTCAGCACGGCTTTCGTGTTTCAGATCACCACCCTGAAAAGTCAGAATACGGCGACAGACCGGATCGAGCAGTTCCTGCGCGATGTGCTGGGGCAGTTTGTGCGGCTTTCGAGGGCCGAATTGCAGAGCGACGAGCCGCGGCCTGACGATGTGGGGCAGGTCGGCGCGTTCCGTGAGATGGAAGCGTCGGCCTACAGCGAACGGGCCCGTCTTCTGGCGCAGGCAGGCGCTGTCATCGAGGCGATCGATTACGCTTCTTCCGTTGATTATCAGGTCAATCGTCGGGCCGCCGCACTGCATGAGGGAGTGGGACGATTGATGGGGCTGCTGAGCGCCCATCATGCCGCCCAGCGCGCCATTCCGCCAGACGATGTGGGGCTTGTGCGGGCAGCGCGTCGGATCTCCGGGCGTCTGATCGGCGAACTGGCCGATATGCCGATGGAAACGCTGCTTCACGGGGACGCCGCCCTGATTCGCGACAGGATAAGGCGCGCCATTGGCCAACTGGAAGCTCTGGCGCGGGAAGCGCCGGATCTGGCCGGTCTGGCGGCGGTCGATACGGAACGCGATATTGTCGTGCAGCTTGGGCAGGCCGTGGACAATCTCTCTGATGTGGCCTGGCACGAAAAAGGAGTCCGCCTGCTGCCGCTGATCGAATGGCCCGCAGCGCTCAGGAATTTCGCAAGGGGCGCGCTGGTCACGCTGATGGGGTGTCTGACCTGGTATATCCTGCGCTGGTCGGCGGGGCCAAGCGCACTGGTCTATCTGATCTGCGCATCCTGCCTGCTCTCGACCGCTCCTTCGGCGACAAAAGCCTCATGGCTTCTGGCCTCAGGCACCGCAATGGCGATTCCGGCCTGTTATATCTTTCGCACCTTTCTGTTGCCGCAGACGGACGGGTTTCCGCTGCTGTGGGTTTCCCTGTTCCTCTGCCTGCTGCCGGGAATCTGGATTCAGTTTCATCCGCGCTATGCCGTGCGCGGGTTCGGCTATGCGGTGTTTTTCAACGTCTTCACGCAGGTCGATAACCCTGTGCCGTATCATGACATTCCGATGTTGAACGCGTGGTTCGCCACGCTGCTTGGGTGCGTGGGACTGGTGCTGGTCTTCCGCGTCGTGCTGCCTGCGGACCAGCGGCTGGATGTCGCCCGTCTGATCTCAGCACTCTGCCGCTCCGTGCAGAGATTCGCGGCGCTTCCCCTGCGCTACAGGGTCAGTTGGCCCAGTTGGGAATATCGGCAGATGCAGCGCGTGTTGCGCATGACCCAGAGGCTGTCTTTCGTGGAGGGAAGCGCTCGCGTGTTTCAGGTGACCGATGCGGCTCTGGCAGCTGTGGCGCTGGGGCGGACAGTGATGCGGTTACGCTGGCTGCTGCGGGAGGAAGGCAGTGTCACGCAGGAACAGGAGCGAATCGTGGAAAATGCGCTGGGGGCGTTAAAAGGGCTGAGGCGTGACCCATTGGCAACAGCCGAAGCGCTCCGCTCCGCCGCCATGCAGCTTTTGCCGGGCCTGCCTGTGACTGGTGAAAGCCCTGTTTCCGCTGAAAACCGGGAAAAGCAGTCATCGGGGGGAGGGCTGGGCACTCTCAGACGCATGGCTGCCTGTCTC
- a CDS encoding TetR/AcrR family transcriptional regulator, translating to MARDAGVSKGGLLHHFANKKALLDGFHAGNGNFQARHPCLMQKDPVETGRATRAYISMAAWKTEKKARPCFCVICSRSRC from the coding sequence ATGGCCCGTGATGCTGGTGTCAGCAAAGGCGGCCTCCTCCATCATTTCGCCAACAAGAAGGCTCTTCTTGATGGATTCCACGCGGGAAATGGAAACTTTCAAGCACGACATCCTTGCCTCATGCAGAAAGATCCCGTGGAAACCGGGCGTGCCACTCGCGCCTATATCAGCATGGCCGCGTGGAAAACGGAGAAAAAGGCACGCCCGTGCTTCTGCGTCATCTGCTCGCGGTCACGTTGCTGA
- a CDS encoding GNAT family N-acetyltransferase: MSGWTVSLHDRIADIPAQEWDACAGEGNPFVSHAFLSAVEDSGSATPSTGWLPRHVALNDESGRLVAVAPAYLKAHSYGEYVFDHGWARAFEAAGGSYYPKLQVAVPFSPVPGPRLLAKPDALEGTLSVLGQALAQVCGEMDLSSAHVTFCTEAEYERLGQDGWLQRLGLQYHWHNRGYQDFEGFLEALSSRKRKAIRRERRDANACGLVFRTVRGSEITEALWDAFFVFYQSTVDKKWGSAYLTRAFFSLLSERLGDRVVLMIAEHEGQPVAGALNLLGADTLYGRNWGCVGEWPFLHFELCYYRAIEFAIENGLSRVEAGAQGEHKIQRGYVPSLTYSVHHIQHTGLRHAVSEFLEIERAGMLNEMVTLGELSPYRVEKT; this comes from the coding sequence ATGTCTGGATGGACGGTTTCCCTGCATGATCGGATTGCCGACATTCCTGCTCAGGAATGGGATGCCTGCGCCGGAGAGGGAAATCCGTTCGTCAGTCATGCTTTTCTGTCAGCCGTGGAGGATAGTGGTTCGGCCACGCCCTCTACCGGCTGGCTGCCGCGTCATGTCGCGCTGAATGACGAGAGCGGTCGACTGGTTGCCGTGGCTCCCGCCTATCTGAAGGCGCACTCCTATGGCGAGTATGTCTTTGATCATGGCTGGGCACGGGCATTCGAGGCGGCTGGTGGCAGTTACTATCCCAAGCTACAGGTCGCCGTTCCCTTTTCTCCGGTGCCGGGACCGCGACTTCTCGCAAAGCCAGATGCGCTTGAGGGAACACTGTCCGTGCTGGGGCAGGCGCTGGCTCAGGTCTGTGGCGAGATGGATCTTTCTTCTGCGCATGTCACCTTCTGCACGGAAGCAGAATACGAGCGGCTGGGACAGGACGGCTGGTTGCAGCGCTTGGGACTGCAATATCACTGGCACAATCGCGGTTATCAGGATTTTGAAGGGTTCCTCGAAGCGCTTTCATCACGCAAACGCAAGGCGATCCGGCGGGAAAGACGGGACGCCAATGCGTGCGGACTGGTGTTCCGCACAGTGCGCGGCAGCGAGATTACCGAAGCCTTGTGGGATGCTTTTTTCGTTTTTTATCAGTCTACAGTGGATAAAAAATGGGGAAGCGCCTATCTGACACGGGCGTTTTTCTCTCTTCTGTCAGAACGTCTGGGTGATCGGGTCGTGCTGATGATTGCCGAGCATGAGGGGCAGCCTGTTGCGGGGGCGCTCAATCTGCTGGGTGCTGACACGCTCTATGGCCGCAACTGGGGCTGTGTCGGGGAGTGGCCCTTTCTGCATTTTGAACTCTGTTATTACAGGGCAATAGAGTTTGCGATTGAAAATGGTCTTTCTCGCGTGGAGGCGGGTGCGCAGGGCGAGCACAAGATTCAGCGTGGCTATGTGCCCAGCCTGACCTATTCCGTTCACCATATACAGCACACCGGTTTGCGGCACGCTGTCTCCGAATTTCTGGAAATCGAACGAGCGGGCATGCTGAACGAAATGGTCACACTTGGTGAGCTTTCACCCTATCGCGTCGAGAAAACATGA
- a CDS encoding type 1 periplasmic-binding domain-containing protein: MLFNGADLVVHHTPGDTPYLLVVFGPAGYGHTAMHDYFGKVVSEKKRIETIGFAAKVDNWYMTPEMDDAFEVIQPILERFGKVIVVGMSMGAHTAIKQARRLKAHAVLAMSPKFSLDPEECNVPQQYLDKNFKPHMRGMGIKPEDDSERIIVAWDPMDSTDEEHAQLILAALPSASPVRMFYARHGVCESIAGADFMKEIIDSLAGNTPAETTSLIARIRRAHPVNIIFRLHACVGRHPLLSYLMIVSPRISRNRRAEHIYYNYGINGVLYFTLVIHGYDDEAVDLAGKIKNFLKYKEICPVGRGDMPPPIRLHTGDFQLVTCHGYMLAWDMQHRNFHGVQAFWPDNGLLPVIVRRHGHGFGVYVRIDGKLEPLVLKEDTVVLGTGAPDEEAFVVDSSGSKVGPGNKWSCPGLSVAISSSRGFLVTLPSRDIGLASANNCTWECLALLPVNS, encoded by the coding sequence ATGCTGTTTAACGGGGCAGATCTTGTCGTCCACCATACGCCGGGGGACACGCCCTATCTGCTTGTGGTGTTCGGACCTGCCGGTTATGGCCACACAGCGATGCATGACTACTTCGGTAAGGTCGTATCTGAAAAGAAGCGCATCGAAACAATTGGCTTTGCGGCCAAAGTCGACAACTGGTACATGACGCCGGAGATGGATGATGCTTTCGAAGTGATCCAGCCCATCCTTGAGCGTTTTGGCAAGGTTATTGTCGTCGGGATGTCGATGGGTGCCCATACGGCCATCAAGCAGGCGCGCAGACTGAAAGCCCATGCGGTTCTGGCGATGTCGCCGAAATTTTCGCTGGACCCTGAAGAATGCAACGTCCCGCAACAGTATCTGGATAAGAATTTCAAGCCGCATATGCGGGGGATGGGCATTAAGCCGGAGGATGATTCTGAACGCATTATCGTTGCGTGGGATCCGATGGACAGTACGGATGAGGAACACGCCCAGCTTATTCTTGCAGCATTGCCCTCCGCTTCTCCGGTCCGCATGTTCTATGCCCGCCACGGTGTTTGTGAGTCGATCGCCGGTGCGGATTTCATGAAAGAGATCATTGATTCACTAGCAGGCAATACTCCCGCCGAGACAACTTCTCTGATCGCACGGATCAGACGTGCTCACCCGGTCAATATTATTTTCCGGCTTCATGCCTGTGTCGGCAGACATCCATTGCTGTCTTACCTTATGATTGTTTCACCCCGGATCAGTAGGAACAGACGGGCTGAACACATTTATTACAATTACGGGATCAATGGCGTTCTGTATTTCACGCTGGTTATTCATGGATATGATGATGAGGCTGTCGATCTTGCTGGAAAAATAAAAAATTTTCTAAAATACAAGGAAATCTGTCCTGTTGGCAGAGGAGATATGCCGCCTCCAATTCGGCTCCATACCGGTGATTTTCAACTCGTCACTTGCCACGGTTATATGCTTGCATGGGATATGCAGCATCGAAATTTTCATGGTGTTCAGGCTTTCTGGCCGGACAATGGGTTGTTACCGGTGATCGTCAGACGTCATGGCCACGGGTTCGGTGTTTATGTTCGAATTGACGGTAAACTGGAGCCGCTGGTTTTGAAGGAAGATACAGTCGTCCTTGGGACAGGGGCACCTGACGAAGAGGCTTTCGTCGTTGATTCTTCAGGCAGCAAGGTTGGTCCCGGTAATAAATGGTCTTGTCCGGGGCTGTCTGTAGCCATTTCATCCAGTCGCGGCTTTCTGGTCACCTTGCCGTCACGTGATATCGGGCTTGCTTCCGCAAATAATTGTACGTGGGAATGTCTGGCGTTATTGCCCGTCAACTCCTGA
- a CDS encoding MarR family winged helix-turn-helix transcriptional regulator, translated as MSEQAQKSKGTDQSTRLLRRRFSYRLVRLATQWRREIDLDLRQFDLTDATWRPLYYLRILPAPVRQTDLARAMLVEAQSLVRLLDVLERRGLIHRDTDPDDRRSKFVSLTDAGIAMGETVLGVADGVAARFLEGVSDDALKECETVFDQVWSGRGHDRAAAGESVKSSDPVAGEP; from the coding sequence GTGTCCGAGCAGGCGCAGAAGAGCAAGGGTACCGATCAGTCCACACGGCTGCTGAGGCGTCGTTTCAGTTACCGGCTGGTCCGGCTGGCGACCCAGTGGCGTCGGGAGATTGATCTGGATCTCCGTCAGTTCGATCTGACCGACGCAACCTGGCGGCCGCTTTATTATCTGCGAATTCTGCCCGCGCCTGTCCGCCAGACAGATCTGGCACGGGCCATGCTGGTTGAAGCCCAGTCTCTTGTCAGACTCCTGGACGTTCTTGAGCGTCGCGGGCTGATCCATCGCGACACCGATCCGGATGATCGCCGCTCCAAATTCGTGTCACTCACCGATGCCGGTATTGCAATGGGAGAGACGGTTCTTGGCGTGGCGGATGGTGTTGCTGCCCGTTTTCTGGAAGGCGTTTCGGATGACGCCCTGAAGGAGTGCGAGACCGTTTTCGATCAGGTCTGGTCGGGCAGGGGGCATGATCGCGCTGCAGCCGGAGAGAGCGTGAAGTCATCGGACCCGGTGGCGGGTGAACCGTGA
- a CDS encoding S9 family peptidase — MNRQPAPCGTWRSPVTASLTAGKTVTLSGVAVSGESVLWLERRPAEKGRTALVAWQEGAQPHDVTPPDVDVATSVHEYGGGAFAVAGRAIVFSNRRDGGVYTLDLDGSEEPRRLAFAEGMRYASFSFSPDGTCVYVVREDHRGEGEPQDALVAISLNDGTETIIAQGADFYSTPTPSPDGSHLAWIEWDHPAMPWTNSRLCIMRLDDPHSRKVLAGEGVSPAGKPESLTEPQWADEQTLFAISDRDGWWTLWRFALAGDEPESVCEVEAEIGQPHWVFGQRSYSLLPDGRILALAVNDGQTQMLMLTPGAASGCDVTPVTMGLPEQCPLPFGDRFAWLDGSPDRAASVVVGAPGQTSHVLRTATILPFGKDDIALPESVRFPLADGAEGQAFFYPPTSAQYCVPEGELPPMIVTAHGGPTARASEGFSFKVQWWTSRGFAVLDVNYSGSTGFGRAYRERLDGQWGVRDVEDCIAAASHMAASGRIDPKRIVMRGSSAGGLTVLSALANSDIFAAAASLYGVTDLRTLAEETHKFEARYLDSLVGPWPEAEAVYRARSPLFMADRIQVPVLFLQGLDDAVVPPEQARSMVAALKRNGIACPLVEFVGEGHGFRGEDTLRRAFQIELAFYGRVLGFEPADVQLPEEDKVALDEVFGA; from the coding sequence ATGAACCGTCAGCCGGCCCCGTGCGGAACATGGCGTTCGCCTGTGACGGCGTCGCTTACCGCAGGCAAAACCGTGACCCTGTCCGGTGTCGCCGTGAGCGGGGAAAGCGTGCTGTGGCTTGAGCGGCGGCCTGCGGAGAAGGGACGCACCGCTCTGGTCGCCTGGCAGGAAGGAGCCCAACCACATGACGTGACCCCACCGGATGTCGATGTGGCGACCAGCGTTCATGAATATGGCGGAGGCGCGTTTGCCGTGGCCGGTCGCGCTATCGTGTTCAGCAATCGCCGCGACGGTGGTGTCTATACGCTGGACCTTGATGGATCAGAGGAGCCGCGTCGTCTCGCGTTCGCCGAGGGCATGCGGTACGCCAGTTTCTCTTTCTCTCCGGATGGGACGTGCGTTTACGTCGTCCGGGAAGATCATCGCGGGGAGGGGGAGCCTCAAGACGCGCTCGTCGCCATTTCCCTGAACGATGGGACTGAAACCATCATCGCGCAGGGAGCGGATTTTTATTCCACGCCGACACCCTCTCCGGATGGCAGTCATCTTGCCTGGATCGAGTGGGATCATCCGGCAATGCCCTGGACGAATTCACGACTGTGCATCATGCGGCTGGACGACCCACATTCCAGAAAGGTTCTGGCTGGGGAAGGTGTCTCTCCAGCCGGGAAGCCGGAGTCCCTGACGGAGCCGCAATGGGCTGATGAGCAGACCCTGTTCGCCATTTCCGATCGGGACGGCTGGTGGACACTGTGGCGCTTTGCTCTCGCCGGAGATGAGCCTGAGTCGGTCTGTGAGGTCGAAGCTGAGATCGGTCAGCCTCATTGGGTTTTCGGCCAACGCAGCTACAGCCTGTTGCCGGATGGACGCATCCTCGCACTGGCGGTGAACGACGGGCAGACGCAGATGCTCATGCTGACGCCGGGAGCAGCCTCTGGTTGCGATGTCACGCCTGTCACGATGGGACTGCCGGAGCAGTGTCCGCTCCCGTTCGGAGACCGGTTTGCGTGGCTGGATGGTTCGCCGGATCGGGCCGCATCTGTTGTCGTGGGGGCACCGGGGCAGACGTCGCATGTGCTGCGCACCGCCACGATCCTGCCGTTCGGAAAAGATGATATCGCGTTGCCGGAGAGCGTGCGGTTTCCGCTCGCTGATGGCGCCGAAGGACAGGCGTTCTTCTACCCGCCCACCAGCGCGCAGTACTGCGTGCCGGAAGGAGAGCTGCCGCCGATGATTGTGACTGCGCATGGTGGTCCGACCGCTCGTGCGTCCGAAGGTTTCTCGTTCAAGGTGCAGTGGTGGACCAGCCGTGGTTTCGCCGTGCTGGATGTGAATTACAGCGGTTCGACGGGTTTCGGACGTGCCTATCGCGAGCGGCTGGACGGTCAATGGGGCGTGCGGGACGTAGAGGACTGCATCGCAGCGGCTTCGCATATGGCGGCCAGCGGTCGAATTGACCCGAAGCGGATTGTCATGCGTGGTTCCAGCGCAGGCGGACTGACCGTGCTGTCGGCGCTGGCCAATTCGGATATCTTTGCGGCGGCCGCCAGTCTTTACGGTGTGACCGATCTGCGTACGCTGGCAGAAGAGACGCACAAGTTCGAGGCGCGTTATCTCGACAGTCTTGTAGGGCCGTGGCCGGAGGCTGAAGCGGTCTATCGGGCGCGTTCTCCGCTGTTCATGGCGGACCGCATTCAGGTGCCAGTGCTTTTCCTGCAAGGTCTGGATGACGCGGTTGTGCCGCCTGAGCAGGCCCGTTCGATGGTCGCTGCGCTGAAGCGAAACGGCATTGCCTGCCCGCTGGTGGAATTTGTGGGCGAAGGACATGGTTTCCGCGGCGAAGATACGTTGCGTCGTGCTTTCCAGATTGAGCTCGCTTTTTATGGACGTGTCCTTGGGTTTGAACCAGCGGATGTCCAGTTACCGGAAGAGGATAAGGTTGCACTGGATGAGGTATTTGGAGCCTGA
- a CDS encoding LLM class flavin-dependent oxidoreductase, whose product MIPFSVLDLSLITQGATPADAYRNTMDLARLADALGFRRYWLAEHHSMPGIASAATAILIGQIAGVTQRIRVGSGGIMLPNHSPLIVAEQFGTLETLFPGRIDLGLGRAPGADQRTAMALRRDPHAPDRFPEDVVELLHYFEPADSASHAVRAIPGCGLRVPVWILGSSLFSAVLAAKLGLPYAFASHFAPGQMEEAIALYRHRFEPSDRCDTPHVMLTVNMVLADDPTEAGELVTSLYQYFLALRRGRPSTFPPPDAGLESRLPQQELAMLQHTLSCTFAGSQETVLPRFTEFLQRHRPDELMMAFPLYDQTARRHSMELAAGLSSLVDAGV is encoded by the coding sequence ATGATCCCGTTCTCCGTTCTTGACCTGTCCCTCATCACGCAGGGCGCGACACCGGCCGATGCCTATCGCAACACCATGGACCTTGCGCGACTGGCGGATGCACTGGGATTCAGGCGCTACTGGCTGGCCGAACATCACTCCATGCCCGGAATCGCCTCCGCAGCGACCGCCATTCTCATCGGACAGATCGCCGGGGTGACACAACGGATCCGGGTCGGTTCCGGCGGAATCATGCTGCCCAACCATTCTCCGCTGATTGTGGCGGAACAGTTTGGCACGCTCGAAACGCTGTTTCCCGGTCGGATTGATCTCGGACTGGGGCGTGCGCCCGGTGCCGACCAACGCACAGCCATGGCGCTACGCAGAGATCCGCATGCACCGGATCGTTTTCCCGAAGATGTCGTGGAACTGCTGCATTATTTCGAACCAGCAGACAGCGCTTCCCATGCCGTGCGCGCCATCCCCGGATGCGGACTGCGCGTGCCCGTCTGGATCCTTGGCTCATCGCTGTTTTCAGCCGTTCTCGCGGCGAAATTGGGCCTGCCTTACGCCTTCGCCTCGCATTTCGCGCCCGGCCAGATGGAAGAAGCGATTGCGCTCTACCGGCATCGTTTCGAACCATCGGATCGCTGCGACACACCTCATGTCATGCTGACCGTGAACATGGTGCTGGCCGATGACCCCACTGAGGCCGGAGAGTTGGTCACATCGCTGTATCAGTATTTTCTGGCGTTGCGGCGAGGGCGTCCCTCCACTTTTCCGCCGCCAGACGCAGGGCTGGAGAGCAGGCTGCCACAGCAGGAACTGGCCATGTTACAGCACACATTGTCCTGCACTTTTGCCGGTTCACAGGAGACGGTCCTGCCGCGCTTTACCGAGTTCCTTCAGCGTCATCGTCCCGATGAACTGATGATGGCTTTTCCACTTTACGACCAGACAGCCCGTCGGCACTCTATGGAACTGGCTGCCGGGCTGTCGTCACTTGTGGATGCGGGTGTCTGA
- a CDS encoding RidA family protein: MSDTPESRLAALGIELPTPAAPVANYVATVRTGSLVVVSGQLPLKDGKLLATGKLGAAVSLEVGTEAAKYCLINVLAQLKAEIGDLSKVKRVVRLGGFISCAPEFTAHAGVMNGASDLAVAVFGDAGRHARSTVGVPSLPLDAPVEVEGLFEVG; the protein is encoded by the coding sequence ATGAGTGACACTCCGGAATCCCGTCTCGCCGCGCTTGGCATCGAACTGCCTACACCTGCCGCACCGGTTGCGAACTATGTGGCCACTGTCCGCACAGGCTCGCTGGTTGTCGTGTCTGGTCAGTTGCCATTGAAGGACGGCAAGCTGCTCGCTACCGGCAAGCTTGGCGCTGCCGTTTCGCTGGAAGTCGGCACGGAAGCCGCGAAATACTGCCTGATCAATGTGCTCGCACAGCTCAAGGCGGAAATCGGCGACCTGTCGAAAGTGAAGCGTGTGGTGCGTCTGGGTGGCTTCATCTCCTGCGCACCTGAATTTACAGCGCACGCAGGTGTCATGAATGGGGCGTCCGATCTGGCAGTCGCCGTGTTCGGAGATGCGGGACGTCACGCGCGGTCGACAGTCGGTGTGCCATCTTTGCCGCTGGATGCGCCGGTTGAAGTCGAAGGCCTGTTCGAGGTCGGCTGA
- a CDS encoding SDR family oxidoreductase codes for MTNDAIERHTAFLNTLNRLDGRTAVVTGANSGLGLETACGLASLGAKVILASRSEERNAAALRILQQRVPGAAAETAPLDLASLASIERFANTLRDRLTSLDILVNNAGVMAPPVRKETADGFEMQFGVNHLGHFALTGRLKPLLEASRKEGGVVVAVASLAAWKSRIHFDDLQSRHRYSPFDAYRQSKLANLLFGQELARRSRSLGWKLHARIAHPGWSQTQLVVNGPGSGKQNLSSWVMETGAKVAFHWFGQSAACGAEPFLYAAASPLAHDGCYYGPDGAGERTGKTDLAIVPPSAHDPRVARRLWEVSERLTGVTFE; via the coding sequence ATGACAAATGACGCGATTGAACGGCATACGGCTTTTCTCAACACACTGAACCGTCTTGACGGACGCACGGCGGTGGTGACGGGTGCGAACAGCGGTCTTGGTCTGGAGACGGCCTGCGGACTGGCGAGCCTTGGAGCGAAGGTCATTCTCGCGTCCCGTTCAGAAGAGCGGAACGCCGCTGCTCTGCGCATCCTGCAACAGCGCGTGCCGGGCGCTGCCGCCGAGACCGCACCGCTGGATCTGGCATCGCTCGCTTCCATCGAGCGGTTTGCCAATACTCTGCGTGACCGACTCACCTCTCTCGATATTCTGGTCAACAATGCCGGCGTCATGGCTCCTCCTGTCAGAAAGGAAACCGCTGACGGATTCGAGATGCAGTTCGGTGTGAACCATCTTGGCCATTTCGCCCTGACCGGTCGCCTGAAACCACTGCTGGAAGCGTCCCGGAAAGAAGGCGGCGTCGTGGTGGCCGTGGCCAGTCTGGCAGCCTGGAAATCCCGCATCCACTTTGACGATCTCCAGTCCCGCCATCGGTATTCACCGTTTGACGCCTACCGCCAGAGCAAGCTGGCGAATCTGCTGTTCGGTCAGGAACTGGCCCGTCGGTCCAGAAGCCTGGGATGGAAGCTTCATGCCCGCATCGCCCATCCCGGCTGGTCCCAGACGCAGCTTGTGGTGAACGGTCCCGGCTCGGGAAAGCAGAACCTGTCCTCGTGGGTCATGGAAACCGGCGCCAAGGTGGCTTTTCACTGGTTTGGACAATCTGCCGCCTGTGGGGCTGAACCGTTCCTGTATGCTGCTGCGTCTCCTCTGGCTCATGACGGATGCTATTACGGTCCGGACGGTGCAGGCGAACGCACAGGCAAGACAGATCTGGCCATCGTTCCGCCGTCAGCGCACGATCCCCGTGTGGCGCGCCGCTTGTGGGAAGTGTCCGAGCGTCTGACGGGTGTGACGTTCGAATAG
- a CDS encoding DedA family protein has translation MRFCKLPGYFALLHYLDTLLSHYGYGVIGVVIMLESMGLPLPAESMLITASLYSAATHKLSIWGIVIAGVSGAIMGDNLGYLIGRELGFRFLHRFGKYIGLSADRLLLGRYIFRQHGGMVVFFGRFIAVLRVFIALLAGANRMHWRAFLLHNALGGLCWAGGYSLGAYYLGHEVMKVSGPVAWGFAGIATLAGVSVFLFLKKNEQRLIAQAMEAAKNDRELTFGMEKELLRDGEQQNDK, from the coding sequence ATGCGTTTCTGCAAGCTCCCGGGATATTTCGCCCTGTTACATTATCTTGACACGCTGCTATCCCATTACGGCTATGGCGTCATTGGAGTGGTCATCATGCTGGAAAGCATGGGATTGCCCCTTCCTGCTGAAAGCATGCTCATCACGGCGTCCCTGTACAGTGCTGCCACGCACAAGCTCAGTATCTGGGGAATCGTGATCGCCGGAGTGAGCGGGGCGATCATGGGCGACAATCTCGGCTATCTGATCGGCAGGGAGCTTGGCTTCCGTTTCCTGCATCGCTTTGGAAAATATATCGGACTATCCGCGGATCGGCTCCTGCTGGGACGATATATTTTTCGCCAGCATGGCGGCATGGTCGTGTTTTTCGGACGCTTCATCGCGGTGCTGCGGGTTTTCATCGCCCTACTGGCCGGAGCGAACCGGATGCACTGGCGCGCGTTTCTCCTGCATAACGCACTCGGCGGACTGTGCTGGGCGGGAGGATACTCACTCGGAGCGTACTATCTCGGGCATGAGGTCATGAAGGTTTCCGGACCTGTCGCCTGGGGCTTTGCCGGGATAGCCACGCTGGCCGGTGTGAGCGTGTTTCTTTTTCTCAAGAAAAATGAACAGCGTCTGATCGCACAGGCCATGGAAGCCGCCAAAAATGACCGGGAACTCACCTTCGGCATGGAAAAGGAACTATTACGTGACGGTGAGCAGCAGAATGACAAATGA